A DNA window from Planctomycetota bacterium contains the following coding sequences:
- a CDS encoding endonuclease/exonuclease/phosphatase family protein: protein MRVLSYNIHKGIGGRDRRYDLARIVATVEEQNPDLICLQEVDQRCRRSSHDDQPHMLAERFHAAAQMYQMNFHLRSGGGYGNLLLSRWPLSAHHQISLRLRQRKPRGAQIAIIDTPEGTLRLVNMHLGLQERERHWQIEHLLGHHLFASTGELPTLLIGDLNDWRNRLHRTALRREGYRQVSAPPSRFRSFPAWLPVGSLDKAFCSGAIEVTHARVAHSRPARDASDHLPLVIDFHLRPRASPGDRD from the coding sequence ATGCGCGTACTGAGCTACAACATTCACAAGGGGATCGGCGGCCGCGACCGTCGCTATGACTTGGCGCGGATCGTCGCCACGGTCGAAGAGCAGAATCCCGACCTGATCTGCCTGCAAGAAGTCGACCAGCGCTGCCGCCGCTCGTCGCACGACGATCAGCCCCACATGCTGGCCGAGCGATTCCACGCCGCGGCCCAGATGTACCAGATGAACTTCCACCTCCGCTCCGGCGGCGGCTATGGCAATCTGCTCCTCTCGCGCTGGCCGCTGAGCGCGCATCATCAGATCTCATTGCGCTTGCGGCAGCGCAAGCCGCGCGGCGCGCAGATCGCCATCATCGACACGCCCGAGGGAACGCTGCGGCTGGTGAACATGCACCTGGGCTTGCAGGAGCGCGAGCGGCATTGGCAGATCGAGCACCTGCTGGGGCATCATCTGTTTGCTTCGACGGGGGAGTTGCCCACCCTGTTGATCGGCGACTTGAACGACTGGCGCAATCGGCTGCACCGAACCGCGCTGCGCCGCGAAGGCTACCGGCAGGTCAGCGCCCCGCCGAGTCGGTTTCGCTCGTTCCCGGCCTGGCTACCGGTCGGCTCGTTGGACAAGGCGTTCTGTTCTGGCGCGATCGAGGTGACGCACGCCCGGGTGGCCCACTCGCGCCCCGCCCGCGACGCGTCGGACCACCTGCCGTTGGTGATCGACTTTCATCTCCGGCCGCGGGCCAGCCCAGGAGATCGAGACTAA